Proteins encoded within one genomic window of Haloimpatiens massiliensis:
- a CDS encoding Mur ligase family protein yields the protein MFKIKAKEFFSIIISKTVLKLSKTLLKGGSNFPGKVALKICPDILKTIGTGYKVIIVTGTNGKTTTTSMIHNVLESSGKKVITNSTGANMLPGVVACFVENFSFKRKNEDVFAVMEVDEANVKFITKYLKPEIITITNLFRDQLDRYGEVYTTLNKILEGVTLSPKSKLVLNGDESLLGDLELKNPVTYYGFKTVPDKNKTIDVNADAKFCKKCKTPYKYNFITYNHLGDYYCDNCGFKRPELKYYVDEFLEITPSYSLVNINGKEVSINQPGTYNVYNGLCAYSICRELNVEEDSIINSLKNQQSSFGRQEEINIDGKEIKIILVKNPAGYDEALNTITLNKSSLDMCFLLNDNYADGRDVSWIWDVNFEKLKNLSIGKIAISGSRLYDMAIRLKIAGLNQDKFALCEIGEELLEIIKSSPNNKVYILATYTAMIDFRKFLHNKGYINKLW from the coding sequence GTGTTTAAAATTAAGGCAAAAGAATTTTTCAGCATAATAATTTCAAAAACAGTTCTCAAACTTTCTAAAACTTTATTAAAAGGGGGAAGTAATTTCCCAGGAAAAGTGGCATTAAAAATATGTCCTGATATTTTAAAAACTATTGGTACTGGCTATAAAGTAATAATAGTCACTGGTACCAATGGAAAAACTACCACTACTAGTATGATACACAATGTATTAGAGTCTTCTGGTAAAAAGGTAATTACCAACAGTACAGGAGCAAATATGTTACCTGGTGTAGTAGCATGTTTTGTAGAAAATTTTTCTTTCAAAAGAAAAAATGAAGATGTATTTGCTGTGATGGAAGTGGATGAAGCCAATGTAAAATTCATTACTAAATACTTAAAACCTGAAATAATAACTATAACAAATCTATTTAGAGATCAGCTAGATAGGTACGGTGAAGTGTATACTACTTTAAACAAAATACTTGAGGGAGTTACTCTTTCTCCAAAATCAAAACTTGTTTTAAATGGTGATGAATCTTTGCTTGGAGATTTAGAATTAAAAAATCCTGTAACATACTATGGATTTAAAACAGTGCCAGATAAAAATAAAACAATAGATGTAAATGCGGATGCTAAATTTTGTAAAAAGTGCAAAACTCCTTATAAATATAACTTCATAACTTATAATCATTTAGGAGATTACTATTGTGATAATTGTGGATTTAAAAGACCTGAACTTAAATACTATGTAGATGAATTTTTAGAAATAACTCCTTCCTATTCTCTAGTAAATATAAACGGAAAAGAAGTTTCTATAAATCAACCAGGTACTTATAATGTATATAATGGTCTTTGTGCCTACTCTATATGCAGAGAATTAAATGTGGAAGAAGATAGCATAATAAATTCTTTGAAAAATCAACAAAGTTCTTTTGGAAGACAAGAGGAAATTAATATAGACGGTAAGGAAATTAAGATTATTCTAGTTAAGAATCCCGCTGGTTATGACGAAGCTCTTAATACCATAACTTTAAATAAATCTTCTCTGGATATGTGTTTTCTTTTAAACGATAATTATGCAGATGGAAGAGATGTATCTTGGATTTGGGATGTAAATTTTGAAAAACTTAAAAACTTATCCATAGGAAAAATTGCTATATCTGGCTCAAGACTTTACGATATGGCCATAAGATTAAAAATAGCTGGTTTAAATCAAGATAAATTTGCACTATGTGAAATTGGAGAAGAATTACTTGAAATCATAAAAAGTTCTCCAAATAACAAAGTATATATTTTAGCTACCTACACAGCTATGATAGACTTTAGAAAATTCCTTCACAACAAAGGATATATAAATAAACTTTGGTAA
- a CDS encoding sodium-dependent transporter gives MKRENFGSRIGVLAAAAGSAIGLGNIWKFPYITGKNGGAAFILVYLACIALVGVPVMLAEFSLGRKVQKNAVGVFKELAPRKPWLLTGVLSVTTAFIILSFYAIIAGWVFAYIWRAGSGQLLSVQHKDIANYFGGIISSGVEPVIWTFVVIGITTSIVLFGVRKGIEKCSKVLMPLLLFILVILMIRSVTLEGAWKGLEFLFKPDFSKLTKEGFLEALGHSFYSLSLGMGIIMTYGSYVGKKENLISLTFQVIVADTLIALMAGIVIFPAVFAYGLEPSQGPGLIFVTLPAVFKSMPFGVVFETMFFVLIAIAAITSTISLMEVVVACVTEQFKIERKKATVIIALGIFLLSIPSTLSFGPWADVKILGKNFFDMFDFITSNIFLPAGGILVCLFTAWVWKSKNAIEEITSNGLYKFKGGKLFSFAIKILAPLAIGLIFIHFTGILKL, from the coding sequence ATGAAAAGAGAAAATTTCGGATCTAGGATTGGGGTATTAGCAGCAGCAGCAGGCTCTGCTATAGGACTAGGTAATATATGGAAGTTTCCTTATATTACAGGAAAAAATGGTGGTGCAGCTTTTATACTTGTATATTTAGCATGCATAGCTTTAGTAGGAGTACCAGTAATGCTTGCAGAGTTTTCATTAGGAAGAAAGGTGCAAAAAAATGCAGTGGGAGTTTTTAAAGAATTAGCTCCAAGAAAACCATGGCTTTTAACTGGTGTTCTATCAGTGACTACAGCTTTTATTATATTATCTTTTTATGCAATTATAGCTGGTTGGGTTTTTGCATATATATGGAGAGCTGGTAGTGGGCAACTCCTTTCAGTACAACATAAGGACATTGCAAATTACTTTGGAGGAATTATATCTAGTGGAGTTGAACCGGTAATATGGACTTTTGTAGTAATAGGAATTACTACGTCAATAGTACTATTTGGAGTTAGAAAGGGAATAGAAAAATGCAGTAAAGTTTTAATGCCTTTATTATTATTTATTTTAGTAATTCTTATGATAAGGTCTGTAACATTAGAAGGAGCTTGGAAGGGATTAGAGTTTTTATTTAAGCCGGATTTTTCTAAACTTACAAAGGAAGGATTTTTGGAAGCATTAGGACACTCATTTTATTCTTTAAGCCTTGGAATGGGTATTATAATGACTTATGGAAGTTATGTGGGCAAGAAAGAAAATCTTATTTCATTGACATTTCAAGTAATTGTGGCAGATACATTAATAGCTTTGATGGCAGGAATTGTAATATTTCCAGCGGTATTTGCCTATGGATTAGAACCATCGCAAGGACCAGGACTTATATTTGTTACTCTTCCAGCAGTATTTAAGTCTATGCCTTTTGGAGTGGTATTTGAAACTATGTTTTTTGTTTTAATAGCTATAGCTGCAATAACATCTACTATATCTTTAATGGAAGTTGTGGTAGCTTGTGTTACAGAACAGTTTAAAATTGAAAGAAAAAAGGCGACTGTAATTATAGCTTTAGGAATATTTTTATTATCTATACCAAGTACGTTATCCTTTGGACCTTGGGCAGATGTGAAAATACTAGGAAAGAATTTTTTCGATATGTTTGATTTCATAACTTCAAACATATTCTTGCCAGCAGGAGGAATACTAGTATGCTTATTTACAGCATGGGTATGGAAAAGCAAAAATGCCATTGAGGAAATTACAAGTAATGGTTTATACAAATTCAAAGGAGGTAAGTTGTTTTCATTTGCCATAAAAATATTGGCACCATTAGCAATAGGACTTATTTTCATTCATTTCACAGGAATTTTGAAATTGTAA
- a CDS encoding type 1 glutamine amidotransferase: protein MELSICHLYPDLLNVYGDMGNILILKHRAEQRGINVNVIDVSIGDTFQKDDYDIVFFGGGQDYEQSIVSEDLIKNKKDALKDYIEDGKVFLSICGGYQLLGKYYTTPAGEKLNGLDILDIYTEAGNTRFIGNTVIYNPIFKETYVGFENHSGRTYIGKDLKPLGEVKVGYGNNGEDGYEGCIYKNTFCTYFHGSLLSKNPELADRLLHTALENKYKTFNFPELDNSLEIKAKEFIVKREDKNLG from the coding sequence TTGGAACTAAGTATTTGTCATTTATATCCAGATCTTCTAAATGTATATGGAGATATGGGAAATATATTAATATTAAAACACAGAGCTGAGCAAAGAGGTATTAATGTTAACGTAATAGATGTTTCTATAGGAGATACTTTTCAAAAGGATGACTATGATATAGTATTCTTCGGAGGTGGGCAAGATTACGAACAATCAATCGTTTCTGAAGATCTTATTAAAAACAAGAAAGATGCCCTAAAAGACTATATTGAAGATGGTAAAGTATTTCTTTCCATATGCGGTGGGTACCAACTTTTAGGTAAATACTACACTACGCCCGCAGGAGAAAAATTAAACGGTCTCGATATTTTAGATATATACACTGAGGCAGGAAACACAAGATTTATAGGAAACACCGTAATATATAACCCTATATTTAAAGAAACTTACGTAGGCTTTGAAAATCACTCAGGAAGAACTTACATAGGCAAAGATTTAAAACCTCTAGGTGAAGTTAAGGTAGGCTATGGAAATAATGGTGAAGATGGCTATGAAGGTTGTATTTACAAAAATACTTTTTGTACTTATTTTCACGGATCCTTGCTTTCAAAGAATCCCGAACTAGCAGACAGACTTTTACACACTGCTTTAGAAAATAAATATAAAACTTTCAATTTTCCTGAACTAGATAACTCTCTAGAAATAAAAGCAAAAGAATTTATAGTAAAAAGAGAAGACAAAAACCTGGGCTAG
- a CDS encoding DUF2284 domain-containing protein: MTDLPINYKIVETTIDELLKFFKKSTIRGYCKSCPNYQKVWSCPPYDFSEEEYINEYKFAYIIGAKLNYSNIQDQINKLILNKFDNIHISTNIYYSLRKIVDKKMFSVENLFTDSKILLGGKCTLCTECSRQKNNPCLHKDKLRYSLESLGFEVSSITENILKDKIVFTGDSLPPYCLSIYALLSKKKLSIEDITLHL; this comes from the coding sequence ATGACTGATTTACCTATAAATTATAAAATAGTAGAAACCACCATAGATGAGCTTTTAAAATTCTTTAAAAAATCTACTATAAGAGGATATTGTAAAAGCTGTCCAAATTACCAAAAGGTTTGGTCTTGCCCACCTTATGATTTTTCTGAAGAAGAATATATAAATGAATATAAATTTGCATATATAATAGGAGCTAAATTAAATTACAGTAATATACAAGATCAGATAAATAAGCTTATTTTAAACAAATTTGATAATATTCACATATCCACAAACATATACTATTCTTTAAGAAAAATTGTTGATAAAAAAATGTTTTCTGTGGAAAATTTATTCACTGATTCCAAAATACTTCTAGGAGGTAAATGTACTTTATGCACTGAGTGTTCAAGACAAAAAAATAACCCTTGCCTCCACAAGGATAAGTTAAGATATTCCTTGGAAAGTTTGGGTTTTGAGGTTTCATCTATAACTGAAAACATTCTAAAGGATAAAATAGTATTTACAGGAGATTCTCTCCCACCATATTGTTTGTCTATATATGCTCTTTTATCAAAGAAAAAGCTTTCAATAGAAGATATTACACTACATCTTTAA
- a CDS encoding CapA family protein gives MGARQTRKKRKLKIKNIKRFFLSSALSLLVLILLFAVIYSKLGNKKVSKNTNGNKDISTENKDKTNKQQDSKKDKKTSKEENKEDTYSEVLINSVGDCTIGTDTKFAYSTSLPCILKNNNNDFSYFFKNVSSIFKSDDLTIANLETTFTNATVKKQKTFNFKADPSYAKALKLGSIETVNISNNHIYDYLDKGFQDTKKALEAQQIPYFGEGEKVIKNVKGENFGILGYQAWSDNKDFLSKLKKDINELKSKNCTVIINFHWGIERQYKPNATQTNIAHFAIDNGADLIIGHHPHVVQTIEKYKDKIICYSLGNFCFGGNSNPSDKDTFILGTKFKFKNHKLQGYETKVIPCSVSSKPNTNDYCPTPAKGSEKERILNKIKNLSPTYKNNIKDEFISVTSNK, from the coding sequence ATGGGAGCTAGACAAACTAGGAAAAAACGTAAATTAAAAATAAAAAACATAAAAAGATTTTTTCTATCTTCAGCCTTATCCTTATTAGTACTTATATTGCTTTTTGCAGTTATATATAGCAAACTAGGAAATAAAAAAGTTTCTAAAAATACTAATGGAAATAAGGATATTTCCACAGAAAATAAAGACAAAACTAATAAACAACAAGATTCTAAAAAAGATAAAAAAACATCAAAGGAAGAAAACAAAGAGGATACTTATTCTGAAGTTTTAATAAACTCTGTGGGAGATTGTACTATAGGAACAGATACTAAGTTTGCATATAGTACCAGCCTTCCTTGTATACTTAAAAATAACAATAATGACTTTTCCTATTTTTTCAAAAATGTATCTAGTATCTTTAAAAGCGATGACCTTACTATAGCTAATTTAGAAACAACTTTTACTAATGCTACTGTTAAAAAACAAAAGACTTTTAACTTTAAAGCTGATCCTTCATATGCAAAAGCATTAAAATTAGGTTCCATTGAAACTGTAAATATTTCAAATAACCATATATATGATTATTTAGATAAAGGTTTTCAAGACACCAAAAAAGCTCTAGAGGCTCAGCAAATACCTTACTTTGGAGAAGGTGAAAAAGTTATTAAAAATGTTAAAGGTGAAAACTTTGGTATTCTTGGCTACCAGGCCTGGTCAGACAACAAAGATTTTTTAAGTAAATTAAAGAAAGACATAAATGAATTAAAAAGCAAAAACTGCACAGTTATTATAAATTTTCACTGGGGAATAGAAAGACAATACAAGCCAAATGCTACTCAAACAAATATAGCTCATTTTGCCATAGATAATGGTGCTGATCTTATAATAGGTCATCATCCTCATGTAGTTCAAACTATAGAAAAATATAAGGATAAGATAATATGTTATAGTCTAGGCAATTTCTGTTTTGGTGGAAACTCTAACCCAAGTGATAAAGACACATTTATTCTAGGTACTAAATTTAAATTTAAAAATCACAAACTTCAGGGATATGAAACTAAAGTCATTCCTTGCAGTGTATCTTCAAAGCCCAACACCAACGACTATTGCCCAACGCCAGCTAAAGGCTCTGAAAAAGAAAGAATTTTAAATAAGATAAAAAATCTATCACCAACATATAAAAATAATATAAAAGATGAATTTATTTCTGTAACCAGCAACAAATGA
- a CDS encoding tetratricopeptide repeat protein: MKKIGKKQWLVLGAVLLLVLIFINIREVKLIEKEKNNAQNLFLQGKYDEAIVKYNELAKKKKKDSLYYAKISRIYYIKGDENKSKEYMDKVKAMKYTKNEEALSYVISNYFIEGKYKEALKEGEEGVKLYPKNKVILNHMITLYHMEGKNDKAKELLKNYPISKKSSEDLAEYGKLCIAIGDVDKGIESLKKAYKKNKDDIIIYDTISQMAASDFTKTVNKINTLKKGTKEKEDGTMYNLWLAKVYSLKPENCEEALKLLRDENINKESLSYNMIKLSIYSNVGDFHNGQKVEEKLKEKYKDSYVANHSIAWYYLKKGQKDKAKEYCLKSIDENSLYTDNYGYLMPEILGEDKNSNSIVAYYTEAFYREPFNYNVMMNAGNYFWSVQEDIENSIKYYEIAEKLQKDNSEIKYNIATIYLDSNNSKGEEILKQCIKLNPTETKYYRTLSVFYFYKGKYKEVKELLDKAYKEDKEDILTLNNIAVYYIIGASDVEKGFSTMNKAYESGKKIKGYPSSSFDIIEKNFEKIKKIHDQYKSANSATIEIPELTLFY, from the coding sequence ATGAAAAAAATTGGTAAAAAGCAATGGCTTGTTTTAGGAGCTGTGCTACTATTAGTCTTAATATTTATAAATATAAGAGAAGTTAAATTAATTGAAAAAGAGAAGAACAATGCACAAAATTTATTTTTGCAGGGGAAATATGATGAAGCAATAGTAAAATATAATGAATTAGCTAAGAAAAAAAAGAAGGATTCCCTGTATTATGCAAAAATAAGCAGAATATATTACATAAAGGGTGATGAAAATAAATCTAAAGAGTATATGGATAAAGTTAAGGCCATGAAATATACAAAAAATGAAGAAGCACTTTCTTATGTAATATCTAATTATTTCATAGAGGGAAAATATAAGGAAGCTTTGAAAGAAGGAGAGGAAGGAGTAAAATTATATCCTAAAAATAAAGTGATATTAAATCATATGATAACTTTATATCATATGGAGGGGAAAAATGACAAAGCTAAAGAACTTTTAAAGAACTATCCTATAAGTAAAAAGTCTTCAGAAGATTTAGCTGAGTATGGCAAATTATGTATAGCTATTGGAGATGTGGACAAAGGAATAGAAAGCTTAAAAAAAGCTTATAAAAAAAATAAAGATGATATAATAATTTATGATACAATTTCTCAAATGGCAGCTTCTGATTTTACTAAAACTGTAAATAAAATAAATACTCTTAAAAAAGGCACTAAAGAAAAAGAAGATGGTACTATGTACAACCTTTGGCTAGCAAAAGTTTATTCTTTGAAGCCTGAAAATTGTGAAGAAGCATTAAAACTCTTAAGAGATGAAAATATAAATAAGGAAAGCTTAAGCTATAATATGATAAAACTATCTATATATAGTAATGTTGGAGATTTTCATAATGGACAAAAGGTAGAAGAAAAACTTAAAGAAAAGTATAAGGATAGTTATGTAGCTAATCATTCTATAGCCTGGTACTATTTAAAAAAGGGGCAAAAGGATAAAGCAAAGGAATATTGTTTAAAATCTATAGATGAGAATTCTTTATACACAGATAATTATGGATATTTAATGCCAGAAATATTAGGTGAAGATAAAAATAGTAACTCTATTGTTGCCTATTACACTGAGGCTTTTTATAGAGAGCCTTTTAACTATAATGTAATGATGAATGCAGGAAATTATTTTTGGAGTGTTCAAGAAGATATAGAGAATTCTATAAAATACTATGAAATTGCAGAAAAATTACAAAAGGATAATAGTGAAATTAAATATAATATTGCTACTATATATCTAGATAGTAATAATTCAAAGGGTGAAGAAATTTTAAAGCAGTGTATTAAATTAAACCCAACAGAAACTAAATATTATAGAACTCTTTCAGTTTTCTATTTTTATAAAGGAAAATATAAGGAGGTAAAGGAACTTTTAGATAAGGCCTATAAGGAAGATAAAGAAGATATCTTAACTTTAAACAATATAGCTGTTTATTATATAATTGGAGCATCAGATGTAGAAAAGGGATTTTCTACTATGAATAAGGCATATGAAAGTGGAAAGAAGATTAAGGGTTATCCATCAAGTTCCTTTGATATTATAGAAAAAAACTTCGAAAAGATTAAGAAAATACATGATCAATATAAAAGTGCAAATAGCGCTACTATTGAAATTCCTGAATTAACTTTATTTTATTAA
- a CDS encoding alpha/beta-type small acid-soluble spore protein — protein MSRKRPLVPNAAAELENFKIEVAKELGLIHKKSPDMDSGDPTLNVGGEMVRKMVKKAEEKMTDK, from the coding sequence ATGTCAAGGAAAAGACCGTTAGTACCTAATGCTGCTGCGGAATTGGAAAATTTTAAAATAGAAGTAGCGAAGGAATTAGGATTAATTCACAAGAAATCTCCAGATATGGATTCTGGAGATCCTACTCTAAATGTAGGGGGAGAAATGGTTAGAAAAATGGTAAAAAAAGCAGAAGAGAAGATGACAGATAAGTAG